A stretch of Aureispira sp. CCB-E DNA encodes these proteins:
- a CDS encoding RNA polymerase sigma factor, translating into MAIALNISTTEHTAKDVQSSSNEAKLIAGCLAEERWAQKQLYEQHYGKMMGICLRYSNNSEDAKDILNEGFIKVFRYLQRYKIGTSLEGWIRRIMINTSIDFYRKAIRHRTEDIEYASNTTATGEDAISKYSAKEILSVIQTLPPSYRAVFNLYAIEGYSHREVANQLGISESTSRSNLVKARAKLKVLLTELYK; encoded by the coding sequence ATGGCAATTGCTTTGAATATTTCAACGACAGAACATACCGCAAAAGACGTTCAGTCTAGCTCTAATGAAGCTAAACTGATTGCAGGTTGTTTAGCAGAAGAACGTTGGGCGCAAAAACAACTTTACGAACAACATTATGGAAAAATGATGGGAATTTGTTTGCGCTACTCTAATAACTCCGAAGATGCTAAAGACATTCTTAACGAAGGTTTTATTAAAGTTTTTCGTTATCTGCAACGCTACAAAATCGGTACATCCTTAGAAGGTTGGATTCGAAGGATTATGATTAATACCTCGATTGATTTTTATAGAAAAGCAATTCGTCATAGAACAGAAGACATAGAATACGCATCCAATACAACAGCAACAGGTGAAGATGCTATTAGTAAATACTCTGCTAAAGAAATTCTTTCCGTTATTCAAACATTGCCTCCTTCTTATCGTGCTGTGTTTAACCTTTATGCCATAGAGGGTTATTCTCACCGTGAAGTAGCGAATCAATTGGGAATTTCTGAAAGTACTTCAAGGTCCAATTTGGTAAAAGCTCGCGCAAAATTGAAAGTTTTACTAACAGAACTTTACAAATAA
- a CDS encoding tol-pal system YbgF family protein has translation MKKITKTSNKVIKFGRFRWVAAGAIFALIAGLCFINPSNGEQVFDDNFMAYEDNISAELDLMLSTRSAGDDEAHASLRMIREGMEHYNNKEYDKAIPIFEEYLEKNQDASDYNQIKFYLAVSFLGQNETEKSAKMFEELAQLAEPEIQEDSKWYLSLAYARIGKTAEAKAQLEELASSEKYGSKAAKILNPSKTKVAFR, from the coding sequence ATGAAAAAGATTACCAAAACAAGCAATAAAGTGATCAAATTTGGTCGTTTTCGCTGGGTAGCCGCAGGAGCAATTTTTGCTTTAATTGCTGGGTTGTGTTTTATAAATCCATCCAACGGGGAACAAGTTTTTGATGATAACTTCATGGCTTATGAAGATAATATTAGTGCAGAATTAGATTTAATGCTATCCACTCGTAGTGCTGGTGATGATGAAGCTCATGCTTCTTTGCGTATGATTAGAGAAGGAATGGAGCATTACAACAATAAGGAATACGACAAAGCAATCCCTATTTTTGAAGAATATCTTGAAAAAAATCAAGATGCTAGCGACTATAATCAAATCAAGTTTTACCTTGCTGTGTCTTTTTTAGGACAAAACGAAACAGAAAAAAGTGCTAAAATGTTTGAGGAGTTGGCACAGTTAGCAGAACCTGAAATCCAAGAGGATTCCAAATGGTATTTATCCTTAGCCTATGCAAGAATTGGAAAGACGGCAGAAGCAAAAGCGCAACTAGAAGAGTTGGCTAGTAGTGAAAAATACGGTTCTAAAGCTGCCAAAATCTTAAATCCATCCAAAACAAAAGTTGCTTTTAGATAA
- a CDS encoding START-like domain-containing protein has translation MDRVSFTMEFLFRASPTIIYKFLTTPDCLIRWFCDDCNVVDGRFTFEWDGEEEVAVVLEDIENEQLKLEWEEFEGEEEFLDFQMSRSEVTGETILEITAFCDSDEVEQEKQFWATQMEGLRRATGG, from the coding sequence ATGGATAGAGTATCTTTCACTATGGAGTTCTTGTTTAGAGCCTCGCCAACTATTATATATAAATTTTTGACAACACCAGACTGTTTGATTCGCTGGTTTTGTGATGACTGCAATGTAGTTGATGGTCGTTTTACATTTGAGTGGGATGGAGAAGAAGAAGTGGCCGTTGTTTTAGAAGATATTGAAAACGAACAATTGAAACTAGAATGGGAAGAATTTGAAGGAGAAGAGGAATTTTTGGACTTTCAAATGAGTCGTTCAGAAGTAACTGGTGAAACTATTTTGGAGATTACAGCGTTTTGTGATTCAGATGAGGTGGAACAAGAAAAACAATTCTGGGCAACCCAAATGGAAGGTCTTAGACGTGCAACAGGGGGCTAG
- a CDS encoding RNA polymerase sigma factor RpoD/SigA, with translation MRQLKITKSITNRESQSLEKYLQEIGKVDLLTPEEEVDLAKRIKQGDQIALEKLTKANLRFVVSVAKQYQNQGLSLSDLINEGNLGLIKAAQRFDETRGFKFISYAVWWIRQSILQALAEQSRIVRLPLNKVGSLNKINKAFSKLEQEYEREPSSDELADILEIPSTEVETTLGVAARHVSMDAPFVEGEDNSLLDVLENTNTPKTDSQLEYLESLRNEIERSLCSLTDRQKEVIKLYFGIGFEHPMSLEDIGEKFGLTRERVRQIKDKAINKLRTSSSKSKLLKAYLGR, from the coding sequence ATGAGACAATTAAAAATAACTAAGTCTATAACCAATCGGGAAAGTCAATCTTTAGAAAAATACCTTCAGGAGATCGGAAAAGTTGACTTGTTAACACCAGAAGAGGAAGTAGATTTAGCCAAACGTATTAAACAAGGCGATCAAATAGCACTAGAAAAACTAACTAAAGCCAACTTGCGTTTTGTCGTTTCTGTAGCGAAACAATACCAAAACCAAGGGTTGTCACTAAGTGATTTGATTAACGAGGGAAATTTGGGTTTGATTAAAGCAGCACAACGTTTTGATGAAACTAGAGGTTTCAAATTTATATCTTATGCTGTTTGGTGGATTCGTCAATCTATTCTTCAAGCTTTAGCAGAGCAATCTAGAATTGTTCGTCTTCCACTTAATAAGGTAGGTTCTTTGAACAAAATCAACAAAGCTTTTTCTAAACTAGAACAAGAATATGAACGTGAGCCTTCTTCAGATGAGTTGGCTGATATATTAGAAATACCATCAACAGAAGTAGAAACAACATTAGGTGTCGCTGCTCGCCACGTTTCAATGGATGCTCCTTTTGTAGAAGGAGAGGATAATTCTTTGTTGGATGTTTTGGAAAATACCAATACTCCTAAAACAGATTCTCAACTAGAGTACTTAGAGTCTTTGCGCAATGAAATTGAGCGTTCTTTGTGCTCTTTAACAGATCGTCAAAAAGAAGTTATCAAGCTTTATTTTGGAATTGGTTTTGAGCATCCAATGTCGTTAGAGGATATTGGTGAAAAATTTGGCTTAACAAGAGAGCGTGTTCGTCAAATAAAAGACAAAGCAATTAATAAACTGCGTACGTCTTCTTCTAAGAGTAAATTACTAAAAGCATATTTAGGTAGATAA
- a CDS encoding TetR/AcrR family transcriptional regulator, which yields MKKTPTEEKILMSAKKVFYQKGLKGARMQEIADDAGVNKAMLHYYFRSKEKLFDKVFEQSVKSVTPMLMNVFLEKSELNTKIAHLVEMLIDFFLEEPYLSNFIVNELSQNPEKLFMNVLDYEGGLIGKIIPLINEQIQAEIEKGTVKTEIRSAELILNIMSLCLLPIMSQTVLQKTLGIDDERMRRFMIKRKQTVTRFVLDAIKP from the coding sequence TTGAAAAAGACACCAACAGAAGAAAAAATTCTAATGTCTGCAAAAAAAGTATTCTACCAAAAAGGATTAAAAGGTGCTAGAATGCAAGAAATAGCAGATGATGCTGGCGTAAACAAGGCCATGCTGCATTACTACTTTAGGTCAAAAGAGAAACTTTTTGACAAGGTATTCGAACAGAGTGTAAAGTCCGTCACACCTATGTTGATGAATGTATTTTTGGAAAAATCGGAGCTAAACACCAAAATTGCACATTTAGTTGAAATGTTGATAGATTTCTTTTTGGAGGAACCGTATCTCTCAAACTTTATTGTGAATGAGTTAAGCCAAAATCCAGAAAAACTATTTATGAACGTATTGGATTATGAAGGAGGATTAATTGGAAAAATTATTCCTTTGATTAATGAGCAAATTCAAGCAGAGATTGAAAAAGGTACGGTCAAAACTGAGATTCGATCAGCAGAGTTAATTCTCAACATAATGTCTCTTTGTTTGTTGCCAATTATGTCTCAGACCGTTTTGCAAAAAACGTTAGGAATTGATGACGAACGTATGAGACGCTTTATGATTAAACGCAAACAAACAGTCACTCGATTTGTTTTGGATGCCATCAAACCTTAA
- a CDS encoding methyltransferase domain-containing protein, whose product MKLEIGCGKKPRAGYLTCDIRDLPNVDYVCSADQLPFESGTVDEVYSRHVVEHFTLKEFLKVLAEWNRVLKTGGVVYIICPNLLWHLQQIISGSHASFYSKTSGSNDRFWGMGSLFGWQQDEYDVHKFGYYFELMKDILIDFGFAQVEDLTNTGRGLENEPWHLEIQAVKQKASPQYEESRFFKHFDVTH is encoded by the coding sequence ATGAAATTAGAAATTGGTTGTGGAAAAAAGCCACGAGCAGGATATTTGACTTGTGATATTCGCGATTTACCCAATGTAGATTATGTATGTTCGGCAGATCAATTGCCTTTTGAGAGCGGAACAGTAGATGAAGTTTATTCTAGGCACGTAGTAGAGCATTTTACGTTAAAAGAATTTTTGAAAGTATTAGCAGAATGGAATCGTGTTTTAAAGACAGGAGGAGTAGTGTATATTATTTGTCCCAATTTACTATGGCACCTTCAGCAAATCATATCGGGAAGCCATGCTTCTTTTTATAGCAAAACTTCTGGTAGTAATGATCGATTTTGGGGAATGGGTAGTTTATTTGGTTGGCAACAAGATGAATACGATGTGCACAAGTTTGGGTACTACTTTGAGTTAATGAAAGATATCTTAATCGATTTTGGCTTTGCACAGGTGGAAGACCTAACCAATACAGGAAGAGGATTAGAAAATGAACCTTGGCACTTGGAAATACAAGCAGTTAAGCAAAAAGCAAGTCCTCAATATGAAGAGAGTAGGTTTTTTAAACACTTTGATGTAACCCATTAG
- a CDS encoding RNA polymerase sigma factor RpoD/SigA, producing MRQLKITQKITKRDSLSLDKYLNEIGKISLIDSEEEAILAKRIRQGDQEALHKITRANLRFVISVAKQYQNQGLPLIDLINEGNVGLIKAAKRFDETKGFKFISYAVWWIRQSILQAIVEQARLVRLPLNKIGSNNRINEAYHSFMQQFEREPSVEELADLVDLSPKEVRNILRISGKHVSVDAPMTSESGSDAMTMLDTLAYDGSGEEPEGDLMNESLKEEVKNGLATLSKKEVDVICAYYGLNGQQPMTLEEIGYLCDLTRERVRQIKERAIRRLRKSTNRNNLRSYLG from the coding sequence ATGAGACAGTTAAAAATCACACAAAAAATCACTAAAAGAGATAGCTTATCTCTAGACAAATATCTTAATGAGATTGGTAAAATCAGCTTGATTGATTCTGAAGAAGAGGCTATCTTGGCAAAAAGAATTCGCCAAGGTGATCAGGAGGCATTGCACAAAATTACAAGAGCTAATTTGCGTTTTGTTATTTCTGTTGCCAAACAATACCAAAATCAAGGATTGCCATTAATCGACTTGATTAATGAAGGAAATGTTGGTTTGATTAAAGCTGCAAAACGCTTTGACGAAACCAAAGGATTTAAATTTATTTCTTATGCCGTTTGGTGGATTCGTCAATCTATTCTACAAGCTATTGTAGAGCAGGCTCGACTAGTTCGCTTACCTCTAAACAAAATTGGTAGCAACAATCGCATCAATGAAGCATATCATTCTTTCATGCAACAATTTGAAAGAGAACCTAGCGTTGAAGAGTTAGCAGACTTAGTTGATTTATCTCCTAAGGAGGTACGTAATATTTTACGTATTAGTGGCAAACATGTGTCTGTAGATGCTCCTATGACAAGCGAATCTGGAAGCGATGCGATGACCATGTTAGATACCTTAGCATACGATGGCTCTGGCGAAGAACCTGAAGGTGACTTAATGAACGAATCGCTAAAAGAAGAGGTCAAAAACGGCTTAGCTACCTTGTCTAAAAAAGAAGTGGATGTTATTTGTGCGTACTACGGCTTGAATGGTCAACAACCAATGACCCTAGAAGAAATTGGGTACCTTTGTGATTTAACCAGAGAGCGTGTTCGCCAAATTAAAGAAAGAGCAATTCGAAGATTAAGAAAGTCAACAAATAGGAATAACCTACGATCTTACTTAGGTTAA
- a CDS encoding SPFH domain-containing protein, with product MFGFFKNELLEVIEWKEDSKDVLVWKFPDKDAAIKYGAQLTVRESQAAIFLNEGQIADVYGPGRHILKTENMPVLTKLKSWKHGFNSPFKADVYFVSTRQLTNFKWGTPNPIFVKDPEAGRVEVRAFGTYFIRVADPKKFYREYAGTSSILTVDELEDVFRGLVVPKFAEALSESGATAFDIYSQYSELGETIRPLIQEDLKDFGLELTKFQITSVSLPPEITEHMKQLAKMNLTSNDNLNKMKAFNQMDVDKIAAERGNYENMKGTQNELLMQQMMMQQMMQNMQNQNNQNNTANNNNSGNEEKMSREEIMKTLKELGELKEMGILTDDEFNEKKKDLLAKL from the coding sequence ATGTTTGGCTTTTTTAAGAATGAATTATTAGAGGTTATAGAATGGAAAGAAGATAGCAAGGATGTCCTTGTTTGGAAATTTCCAGATAAAGATGCTGCCATTAAATATGGTGCTCAACTAACTGTTCGAGAATCTCAAGCGGCAATCTTCCTCAACGAAGGACAAATTGCAGATGTGTATGGTCCAGGAAGGCACATTCTCAAAACAGAAAATATGCCAGTGCTTACCAAACTCAAGTCATGGAAGCATGGATTTAATTCTCCTTTCAAAGCTGATGTTTATTTCGTTAGCACTCGACAATTAACCAATTTTAAGTGGGGAACACCAAACCCTATTTTTGTAAAAGATCCAGAAGCTGGTCGTGTCGAAGTGCGCGCTTTTGGAACATATTTTATTCGTGTTGCTGATCCTAAAAAGTTTTATAGAGAATATGCAGGAACAAGCAGCATCTTGACAGTAGATGAACTCGAAGATGTCTTTCGTGGTCTAGTCGTACCTAAATTTGCAGAGGCATTGTCTGAAAGTGGCGCTACAGCGTTTGATATTTATTCTCAATATTCTGAATTAGGAGAAACCATTCGACCTCTTATTCAAGAAGATTTAAAGGATTTTGGACTAGAACTGACGAAGTTTCAAATTACCTCTGTTTCATTGCCTCCAGAAATTACCGAGCATATGAAGCAGCTTGCTAAAATGAACTTGACTAGCAACGACAATTTGAACAAAATGAAGGCATTCAATCAAATGGATGTTGACAAAATTGCAGCGGAGCGAGGGAATTATGAGAATATGAAGGGAACACAAAATGAGTTGTTGATGCAGCAAATGATGATGCAGCAAATGATGCAAAATATGCAGAATCAGAACAACCAAAATAATACTGCTAACAACAACAATAGTGGAAACGAGGAAAAAATGTCACGAGAAGAAATTATGAAAACATTAAAAGAGTTGGGAGAGCTGAAAGAAATGGGCATTTTGACAGATGATGAATTTAATGAAAAGAAAAAAGATTTATTGGCTAAATTATAA
- a CDS encoding outer membrane beta-barrel protein gives MKNKDFDNIDKLAQEAFENFEVEFDPMDWADLQNKLRTESSIDQVAKDALEDYEVPFDKNDWIRLEKQLDKERDLLPHIWWLKSTEVGVMALLLFTLFNLNSNQTPHTHSNQNYDQTTTLTPSADLDNATTNKDQNSTFQMPEKDASTLSNDINAPQAFHESATTTVGKASSDNFSDNSSNNNPSFDTPSLAATKTKESNLSRATNVVTDDNQTSSVVTTASNSNEVPNQTNNNGSTGEDGTANTLNATTNHDVTNKLTGIENTTKRNETEKETNRSRFSILQIPTLDVKGGIKTTDPIFELKKAKLELPFKGKSYIGAVARIGSNFATSMGGTSVGYGAGLTFTNELSRKFALKTGAMVAYNKYDVNEVLLIDNKLIDGRVYEIDQSKTSHLVILEVPVDVQYTFFQSEKWKIYATAGIVANVISSRTYTGSQTSNANGISLKEDLNSNNFDRGAFEGGLINQNAFLSVGGGLGLERQLGDKISLYILPSYRHAVTPSGANKDYISSFSVNIGIKTAL, from the coding sequence ATGAAAAATAAAGATTTTGATAACATAGACAAACTTGCTCAGGAAGCCTTCGAGAACTTCGAGGTAGAGTTTGACCCAATGGACTGGGCAGATCTACAAAACAAACTGCGTACAGAGTCATCTATAGACCAAGTTGCTAAGGACGCATTAGAAGATTACGAGGTTCCTTTTGACAAAAACGATTGGATAAGGCTAGAGAAACAGCTGGATAAAGAACGAGATTTGCTGCCACATATTTGGTGGCTAAAAAGTACAGAAGTTGGCGTTATGGCCTTGTTACTCTTTACCCTGTTCAATTTAAATTCAAACCAAACACCACATACTCATTCAAACCAAAACTATGATCAAACAACTACACTAACTCCTTCTGCTGATTTGGATAACGCTACTACTAACAAAGACCAAAATAGTACGTTCCAAATGCCAGAAAAAGATGCATCAACTCTATCTAACGATATTAATGCCCCACAGGCATTTCATGAGTCTGCCACTACCACGGTGGGGAAAGCATCTAGTGATAATTTTAGTGATAATAGTTCTAATAACAATCCTAGTTTTGATACACCTTCATTGGCTGCCACAAAAACAAAAGAATCCAATCTATCTCGTGCAACCAATGTAGTTACTGATGACAATCAAACATCTTCAGTTGTGACAACAGCATCTAACAGCAACGAGGTACCGAATCAGACCAACAACAACGGTTCTACTGGTGAAGATGGTACAGCTAATACGCTAAATGCAACAACTAATCATGATGTTACTAATAAATTAACAGGGATAGAAAATACGACTAAAAGAAATGAAACAGAAAAAGAAACTAATCGTAGTCGATTTTCTATCCTACAAATTCCAACCCTTGATGTCAAGGGTGGTATCAAAACAACAGATCCTATTTTTGAACTAAAGAAAGCAAAATTGGAGTTGCCATTCAAAGGTAAGAGCTATATCGGCGCTGTTGCTCGTATTGGTTCTAATTTTGCCACTAGCATGGGTGGAACGAGTGTTGGATATGGAGCTGGGTTAACATTTACGAATGAACTTTCTCGTAAATTTGCTCTCAAAACAGGTGCTATGGTTGCTTATAATAAGTATGATGTCAATGAAGTATTATTAATCGACAACAAGCTTATTGATGGTCGTGTTTATGAAATTGATCAGTCCAAAACAAGTCACCTAGTTATTTTAGAAGTTCCAGTAGATGTCCAGTATACTTTCTTCCAAAGTGAAAAATGGAAAATCTATGCGACAGCAGGTATCGTTGCGAATGTTATTAGTAGCAGAACTTATACAGGTTCTCAAACTTCAAACGCTAATGGCATTAGTTTAAAAGAAGATCTTAATTCTAACAATTTTGATAGAGGTGCCTTTGAAGGTGGTTTAATAAATCAAAATGCCTTTTTATCTGTTGGAGGTGGCTTGGGCTTGGAGCGTCAATTAGGAGATAAAATTAGTTTGTACATTCTTCCGTCTTATCGACATGCTGTGACACCTTCTGGAGCAAACAAAGATTACATTAGTTCTTTTAGTGTTAATATCGGAATAAAAACAGCTTTGTAA
- a CDS encoding T9SS type A sorting domain-containing protein, with the protein MKIFFTSFLGMIIATISLGQAWEVTPMANAPERITNNAVAEGLVNGVPYIYTFGGLDSTKLYSGIHLRSYRYNTNTNVWDTIAVLPDTLGKIAAAASRVKDKIYIIGGYHVYANGGEASSNKVHIYDINNNVYLADGANIPVAIDDQVQAVWRDSLIYVITGWSNTGNVSSVQIYNPTTDTWQAGTGVGNNNIFRSFGASGAIIGDTIYYFGGASMAGNFNIQAYFRRGIINPTNPSQISWSSFSWMGMNGYRMAATTALGKVFWLGGSTVTYNYDGVAYNGSGGVEPNGRSLYYDKSNHSFDVEYGYNLPMDLRGIGNVSDTLKYLVGGMKTGQMVTNETLRLRLNADSITIPTSVVSIPKERIEFSLSPNPATQRIRIQTTTETLNLRYQLMTTSGVCLKKGTISSIDAWIDVSDLIGGVYFLQLLGDEKIGGQFVLIQ; encoded by the coding sequence ATGAAAATATTTTTTACCAGTTTTTTGGGGATGATAATAGCAACCATCAGCTTGGGGCAAGCTTGGGAAGTAACACCAATGGCAAATGCTCCCGAGCGAATAACCAATAATGCTGTTGCTGAAGGATTGGTAAACGGAGTGCCTTATATTTATACCTTTGGAGGATTGGATTCAACAAAGCTTTATTCTGGAATCCATTTGCGTTCGTATCGTTATAATACGAACACCAATGTGTGGGATACCATCGCAGTTTTACCTGATACGCTTGGCAAAATTGCAGCAGCTGCTAGCCGTGTAAAAGATAAAATATACATTATAGGTGGTTATCATGTTTATGCCAATGGGGGAGAAGCGTCGTCTAATAAAGTACATATATATGATATAAACAACAACGTTTATTTGGCAGATGGAGCTAATATCCCTGTTGCTATAGATGATCAAGTACAAGCGGTTTGGAGGGATAGTTTGATTTATGTGATAACGGGATGGAGCAATACAGGAAATGTATCTTCCGTGCAAATTTACAACCCTACAACAGACACTTGGCAAGCAGGAACGGGGGTAGGTAATAATAATATTTTTCGTTCTTTTGGTGCCTCGGGGGCAATTATAGGAGATACGATTTATTACTTTGGAGGAGCTTCTATGGCAGGAAATTTTAATATTCAAGCTTATTTTCGAAGGGGAATTATCAACCCAACCAACCCATCTCAAATCAGTTGGTCTAGCTTTAGTTGGATGGGAATGAATGGGTATCGAATGGCGGCAACAACAGCGTTGGGTAAGGTATTTTGGTTAGGAGGCTCTACTGTAACGTATAATTATGATGGAGTGGCTTATAATGGGTCTGGTGGTGTAGAACCTAATGGTAGGAGTCTCTATTATGATAAGTCAAATCATAGTTTTGATGTAGAGTATGGTTATAATTTGCCAATGGATTTAAGAGGCATAGGAAATGTAAGTGATACATTAAAATATTTGGTAGGAGGAATGAAAACAGGGCAGATGGTTACGAATGAGACGCTTCGTCTAAGATTAAATGCAGATTCTATCACAATACCTACTTCTGTTGTTTCAATTCCAAAAGAAAGAATTGAATTTAGTTTATCTCCTAATCCAGCTACCCAACGTATACGAATTCAAACGACAACGGAAACTCTCAATTTGAGGTATCAGCTAATGACAACTTCTGGTGTTTGCCTAAAAAAAGGAACAATTTCATCCATAGATGCTTGGATAGATGTTTCTGATTTAATTGGTGGAGTTTATTTTTTACAATTGTTGGGAGATGAAAAAATTGGAGGGCAATTCGTTTTGATTCAATAG
- the bioD gene encoding dethiobiotin synthase, which yields MQTPSIKPNQSKQYFVTGIDTDVGKTIVSAVLVEALQADYWKPVQAGGLDFTDTNAVQELVSNPTSHFFEEAYRLNTPASPHYAAEVDQLTIDFHSIKIPDTKHNLIIEGAGGLFVPLNDDFLIIDLIQRFNVPVVLVAKFYLGSINHTLSSIDALQKRNIPIAGIIFNGPITESSKKYILNYTKIPCLGCIPWLDNFSKKEVVKYAKTVRNLLL from the coding sequence ATGCAAACACCGTCTATCAAACCTAATCAAAGCAAGCAATATTTTGTTACAGGAATTGATACAGATGTTGGAAAAACGATCGTTTCTGCTGTTTTAGTTGAAGCGTTACAAGCAGACTACTGGAAGCCCGTACAAGCAGGAGGATTAGATTTTACAGATACCAATGCTGTTCAAGAACTGGTAAGTAATCCTACGAGTCATTTTTTTGAAGAAGCATACCGTTTAAATACGCCTGCATCACCACATTATGCAGCTGAAGTAGATCAGCTCACAATTGACTTTCATTCTATTAAAATCCCTGATACAAAGCATAACTTGATTATAGAAGGAGCTGGAGGTTTATTTGTTCCTTTGAATGATGATTTTTTAATTATTGACCTTATCCAACGATTTAATGTGCCTGTTGTATTGGTTGCAAAATTTTACTTGGGTTCTATTAATCATACCCTTAGTTCTATTGATGCGCTTCAAAAAAGAAACATCCCAATTGCTGGAATCATTTTTAATGGCCCTATTACTGAATCGTCAAAAAAATACATTTTAAACTATACCAAAATACCTTGTTTGGGCTGTATTCCATGGCTCGATAATTTTTCTAAAAAAGAAGTTGTTAAATATGCAAAAACGGTAAGAAATTTGCTACTATAA